The segment TGCAGCATTGTTATGCATTTATCCCAGTGAGAAGGTTGGGACAGGGGGCCGTAGATCCCCAGTGATCAGCACATCCCAGAATGTGGACGGACGGCCTGCTTGCAATAGGAGACCGTACACTGCGCTTACAAAATATAGGGGGAGGTGATTGTTTTATGGATGAATGACTGCTGCTGCAAGGTTAAGGGAAGCAATCTCTGACACTTCACTTCCTCTCCCTGCAGCAAAGACCCCCCCCTGCCTTTGGTACAAGCACCTGTGTCCCGCTCCCTGCAGTGAAGAGCATGTTTTACCAGACCAATGAACATAAAGGAGGTTTTTCAATTTGCATTTTGCTGGTGACATTTGTTCTGGAAGCTCTAAATGTCAGTAAGGCAGCAGGGCGCACATGTTTCATTATCTGTTCCAATCACTATAAACTGCACGATTGAATATATTTGTATGTAGTTTAATATATAAAGCATTGCTCAGTTAGAAAAATGAAGAAGCATTATTCACCGGATGTGAGAGCTGCTCCAGGCGCTGCAGTTTCCATCAGCGCAGACTGATCTGGACGCACAgttcatttgtatttaattacatttttgaggAGCTGTTAGGTCCGATAGCGCCCGAAAGAGGACAGGTGGTTTTGATGCTGCATCTTGCTTATCAGAGATCTGCTAAATCTGTGAAGGGTAGAAGGAGCTGCACATGTCAGGGAGGAGGAAAATGTCCCTGCTGAGGGCCATGAACTGAGGACGCTGCGTTTACGTACTGATCCTGATACGGAGTGTCAGATATTGGGCATGTTGGCCTTCCAGCTGAATGCCATACTGCAGATAAACCTAAGCCCTCCTCTTAAAACCTCTCAGTATCCACAAGATCAGCTTAATCAAGAATTTGGAAATGTCTCTGAAAAGATAGAAGCACTTAGATCACCACTCTGATTGTGCACAGTTAGTAAACTGTAATGGTGAATTTCCTCTGTATCAAACCAAAATGAATGAGCATTCATAACTAATAAACAATAGTAAAACTAGAAAGTTaaaaatgtttgcatgtttgatttgatttggtgCATTTTATCCTCACAGTACTGTGACAGTCATATTTGCACAGGTGGCAGAAGGTGGGACTGAAATCCCCTGTGTGGCCCAGGGATGATTAATGATTAAGGGGATTAGGAGGTGGGTCAGGACGAGGCTACGAGTCTCACTCTGGCGCTGCCTTGGCTGCCTTTATACTATGTGTGTCATAACAACAGACTTGCCTCTCTCTCTGGACTAAATCTGTGAGCAGCAAACCCAAATGGAAAGGAGTGAATGTCACACCTTCATGGTGAACACCAAGCAGGATGAGGTAAGCACAGCAAATATtgtcagttatttattttaccatttaaaTCCGGGAACTTTGTCCGGATGGAAAACACCAGAATTATTGATTTGACAGGGAAAATGTGGGGTGTTTTAAACTTTGTTAGATGTCGCTGATCTTTTCTAAGCTCGACTTACCTGTAAGTTCTTCAGTTGCGATTGATTATAGGTGTTTTGACTCAGAGAAACtgctgtcgtgtgtgtgtgtgtgtgtggggggggggggtcatactCTCTCCCCTGTAGTCTCACATATCTGCCTTCATCTACAGTTTAATCAGAATTCAACGTCCACAAGATATTGATCATGGATACCAGGTTAAGCTGCTTATGACAGGGCCTACAGGGAGCTGTGCAGCCGATTGCCCTCCCCTTGGCCCCCCACGTCCATCGGAGGATAGCCTggtcttctcctcctgctctacCTGAAGCCCACCCTTAATCCCCCTCCCACCTCTGGGCTTTAAAGAAGATCTTGAGGATATGGCTGTCCTGAGAGTGAAGTTCACTAAGACCAAGCGGGACAAGCTGGCCCAGGTGCTGTGGATCCTGAACTGGATCTCAGTGGTGACGGGAGCCATCTTGTTCAGCCTGGGGCTCTTCCTCAAGGTGGAGCTCAACAAACGGGAGGAGCTGATGGCTGACAGAAACATCCAGTATGTGCCCAACATGCTGATCGCTGTGGGGCTCATCGCCTGTGCCATAAATTTCCTGGGAGGGAAGATCTGCTACGACTGTGTGGACAGTACGAAGTTCTTGCGCTGGAAGCTGATCATGCTGCCCTACATTacctgctgcttcttcttcacctTCTGCGTGCTGGTGGGAGCTCTGATGTGTTACAGCATGCGGGGGGAGCTGGAGGAATCGCTGAGGCTGGGGCTGACAGAGGCCATGGGGTTCTACAAGGACACAGACACACCAGGACGGTGCTTCCTAAAACGCACTGTGGATATGCTCCAGATTGAGTTCCAGTGCTGTGGAAACAACGGCTACAGAGACTGGTTTCAAATCCAGTGGGTCAGCAGCCGTTACCTGGATATGTCCCAAAAAGAGGTGGTGGAGTAAGTTGCATTTACCAATCGGGGACACTATTTCAGAGAGAGCCTGATGAGAAAGtgcttgattaaaataaattccTGTTTCCAGCCGGTTAAGGAGCAACGTGGAGGGGAAATACCTGGTCGACGGCGTCCCCTTCAGCTGCTGCAACACCGACTCGCCCCGACCCTGCATCCAGCACCAGATCACCAACAACTCTGCTCACTTCAGCTACGAGCACCAGAGGGAGATGCTGAACCTGTGGATGAAAGGATGCCGCCAGGCGCTGCTGGAGTACTTCACCCACATCATGCAG is part of the Brachionichthys hirsutus isolate HB-005 chromosome 18, CSIRO-AGI_Bhir_v1, whole genome shotgun sequence genome and harbors:
- the prph2lb gene encoding peripherin 2-like b, yielding MAVLRVKFTKTKRDKLAQVLWILNWISVVTGAILFSLGLFLKVELNKREELMADRNIQYVPNMLIAVGLIACAINFLGGKICYDCVDSTKFLRWKLIMLPYITCCFFFTFCVLVGALMCYSMRGELEESLRLGLTEAMGFYKDTDTPGRCFLKRTVDMLQIEFQCCGNNGYRDWFQIQWVSSRYLDMSQKEVVDRLRSNVEGKYLVDGVPFSCCNTDSPRPCIQHQITNNSAHFSYEHQREMLNLWMKGCRQALLEYFTHIMQSIGLTVLIIWLFELSVLTGVRFLQTSLENVLRQGDPESDSDGWLLENSLMETARINLNIIKSLGKCNQIDTGSNGDPNIDVPSSSKACYGPDNVPLKQSPEAS